One Ignavibacteria bacterium DNA segment encodes these proteins:
- a CDS encoding DUF4154 domain-containing protein produces MNSIYLKRILLFFIAALVVCSNDLSSQDIAVPVELQVSLFTKIVSFDRKFHERAGKEMVIGVVYQNTFRNSLVVKEQFCSLLENISEGKISGILFRYVPIDFSEKSNLLQTVESESIDVLYICPLRTVELASIITVSQTHHALTFTGVPEYVERGISTGVGLKGNKPQILINLPASKAEGIEYTSQLLKLAKIFTTPYLDE; encoded by the coding sequence ATGAATTCCATTTATTTGAAACGAATACTGTTGTTCTTCATTGCTGCGTTGGTTGTGTGTTCAAACGATCTTTCGTCGCAAGATATTGCCGTTCCTGTCGAGTTACAAGTTTCGCTCTTCACGAAAATAGTTTCGTTCGATAGAAAATTTCATGAGCGTGCGGGAAAGGAAATGGTGATAGGCGTTGTCTATCAAAATACGTTTCGCAATTCGCTTGTTGTGAAAGAACAATTTTGTTCTTTGCTCGAAAATATTTCCGAAGGAAAAATTTCCGGCATCTTATTTCGCTACGTTCCCATTGATTTTTCAGAGAAATCAAACTTGTTGCAAACTGTTGAAAGCGAGAGTATTGATGTATTATACATTTGTCCGTTGCGCACCGTAGAACTTGCATCCATCATTACAGTTTCGCAAACACATCACGCATTGACCTTTACGGGAGTTCCTGAATATGTTGAACGAGGAATTTCCACCGGAGTCGGACTCAAAGGAAATAAGCCGCAAATTCTTATCAATCTTCCCGCGTCGAAAGCGGAAGGAATTGAGTACACGTCCCAACTCTTAAAATTAGCAAAAATATTCACCACCCCTTATCTCGACGAATAA